Proteins from a genomic interval of Macrobrachium nipponense isolate FS-2020 chromosome 33, ASM1510439v2, whole genome shotgun sequence:
- the LOC135202641 gene encoding oocyte zinc finger protein XlCOF2-like, with protein sequence MKVHTGEKPFTCAECGKTFSQKSHLSGHMLTHTGEKPFPCTICGTRAFALKRHLKNHMWKCIGVKSARGTRSQNPSSVELRRALRRVKRYTCVECEKKFSRKPILRDHMRIHTGEKPFMCSECGKAFSLKNTLTNHMTTHKGEKPFTCRECGKAFTRKSGLISHGKIHSVGMSFACRECGKKFSLEHDLTIHLKVHA encoded by the coding sequence ATGAAGGTTCATACTGGAGAAAAACCATTCACTTGTGCAGAATGTGGGAAGACCTTTTCTCAGAAAAGTCACCTTAGTGGGCACATGCTGACTCACACTGGAGAAAAACCATTTCCATGCACAATCTGTGGTACAAGAGCATTTGCCCTAAAAAGACATCTCAAAAATCATATGTGGAAATGCATTGGAGTGAAGTCAGCCAGAGGCACTAGAAGTCAGAATCCATCTTCTGTGGAACTTCGTCGGGCTCTCAGGAGAGTGAAGCGATACACATGcgtagaatgtgagaagaaaTTTTCTCGAAAGCCCATTCTCAGAGATCATATGAGGATTCACACTGGCGAGAAGCCATTTATGTGCagtgaatgtgggaaagcattttcacTAAAAAATACTCTGACAAACCATATGACTACTCACAAAGGAGAAAAGCCATTCACATGCAGAGAGTGTGGGAAAGCTTTTACTCGGAAAAGTGGACTGATATCGCACGGAAAGATTCACTCAGTTGGGATGTCATTTGCATGTAGAGAATGTGGGAAAAAATTTTCTCTAGAACATGATCTTACAATTCACCTGAAGGTTCATGCTTGA